Part of the Pseudoalteromonas sp. Scap06 genome is shown below.
GAACTCTTAGTCGCAATAGTACCTACAATTGTTGAGTTAGCGTATGGACTGAACTCTAAACCGCCAAACGATTTAGGGATGATCAGCGAGAAGAAACGCTCTTTTTTCAAAAACTCTAAAATGTCGTTTGGTAAATGAATACCATTTTGAATGACTGAATCATCAATCATGCTTAGTAATTCTTGTACTGGGCCGTCTAGAAACGCTTGTTCGTCTGCGGTTAGTTTTGCCGCAGGTACATCGCGTAGCGCGCTAAAATCTGGTTTACCTTGATAGATAGACCCTTCTAGCCATACATCGCCAGCGTCTAGCGCTTCTTGCTCAGTAACTGAAATACTTGGTAATACTTTTTTTAATTTTGTACGTAAACTCATAACGAACTCATCCGACCAGATAAATAATACCTACATTACGTCATAAAAATCGCTTTAGATCAATTACTCTATTCAAATAATTAACAGTTTTTGCAATTTATTTTCTTTACCTGAACGTAAACTGTTGAAATAAAAAGGCTTACAACTGTACGCTGAATTGTTATTTTTTTTGTCAAAAATTTAATAATTCAGCCTCACAACGCCGTAAATACGGATTTGGTAAGAAAGTAGAAACAAAAAAGCGCAACCTAAAATTAGGCTGCGCTTTTTAAATATGGGAATCTGAGTAAACCTAGCTTATTTTAACCACTTGTTTACCTGTAAAACCACCTGCTAACTGGTTGTTTAAGGCGCTAGATACTGCCTGCGCGTTAAAATCAACAGCTAGAATTTCAGGGTGTTTTATATCGCCATTAGAGACTGTTTCAAGCAATAAATTCCCCATAAAACTCATCCGCTGCTGCGCACATAAGCTGTTGGCTAACCACGCACCACCTAATGACACAATACTAATATTTGGCGCACGCCTAAACATTAACTGCTGTTCAAAATTAGGCAGTGGATTTAAACAAGCAATACGACCGCAAAAACGCATTAGCTCAATATTTTGAATGGTCGATTCCCCGCCCATAATATCAATAACGGCATCAAATCCTTGCGGCCCTAACTCTCGGCGAATTTTGTCACATAAGGTTTTGTCGTTGTAATCAAAGACGACATCTGCGCCTAGCTGCTTAACCAATTTGTGGTTACGCTTAGAAGCAGTTGTAAACACATCGGCACCACGTTGCTTAGCAAACTGAATAGCAAATTGCCCTACTGCACCTGCGCCCCCTTCAACAAAGAGGGTGTCGCCTTCACTTACAGCTAATTTATCTAAGCTGATAAGCGCTGCCATTCCGGCACAGGGTAATGTAGCAGCCTTGTCACTGGCTAATTGCTTGGGAATGATAGACACCGCATAATTAGGCACTTTTGCGTATTCGCTCAATACCCCTTGCTCACCAATACTGGCGTGCCACATAACACGCTCACCCACGCCAGGAAACACGCCTTTACCCGCTTTAACCACTACACCCACTGCATCTAAGCCTAAAACATGCGGATACTGCCATAAACAAAAGCCAGATTTAGCAAATTGCGCATCCACCGGATTTAAACCAACATACTCCACTTTTACTAACAGCTCATTACCTGTGCATTGAGGCACAGGTAATTGCATATCAACTAAGCTAATATCCTCATTAGGCTCCATTAAGGCAATAGCCTGCATAGATGAAGGAATAGTATTTGGGTTTGTAACTACAGTATTAGGCATCAAAAACTCTACTAGTTAGTACTACTTAACGCGTAACTCCATCGTCCATTAAATGACTGGTAAGCATTTACCTTAGCCAGTAACGATGAAATAGTTGAATCAACGGCATTTTCTTGTGCTATTAAAACATCCTGACGTGCATCTAACAACTCTAAGTAAGGAATTTGCCCTTCTTCATACATTGC
Proteins encoded:
- a CDS encoding zinc-binding dehydrogenase, which encodes MPNTVVTNPNTIPSSMQAIALMEPNEDISLVDMQLPVPQCTGNELLVKVEYVGLNPVDAQFAKSGFCLWQYPHVLGLDAVGVVVKAGKGVFPGVGERVMWHASIGEQGVLSEYAKVPNYAVSIIPKQLASDKAATLPCAGMAALISLDKLAVSEGDTLFVEGGAGAVGQFAIQFAKQRGADVFTTASKRNHKLVKQLGADVVFDYNDKTLCDKIRRELGPQGFDAVIDIMGGESTIQNIELMRFCGRIACLNPLPNFEQQLMFRRAPNISIVSLGGAWLANSLCAQQRMSFMGNLLLETVSNGDIKHPEILAVDFNAQAVSSALNNQLAGGFTGKQVVKIS